Below is a window of Penaeus monodon isolate SGIC_2016 chromosome 13, NSTDA_Pmon_1, whole genome shotgun sequence DNA.
CGGCCGCGCGGAAACCGTACATGTCCAGCGTAGTGAAGGGGGAACCGCGGGCGAAGGCTACGGGGCGAGGAGGCGAGGCAGGGGTCGACAGGGAGCGGCAGGGGAGGCCAGGACGGAAAAGAAGTAAGGGAGACgcagtagagagaaggagaatgcaACAGTAGAGCAAGCGACATTCCGAATTGCGATTCCACCGAGTAAATCTGGGTTGAGGGGAGTTGAGATTGAGAAAACCTGATTTAGTGAGAGGCCTGAGCTCACTCTTCTGGTCTCAGTCCACGACGGGGCGGGCGAAGAGGGAACTTTCTCGGCTCTTTAGTTTGCATGAGACGCCCGCGAGATGAtcggaggagaatgaagagagaacgTATACACGCTGCGAATGAGGAGTGCGCGTGCCCGGAATATTCAATGAGCGTAGACACTTTTTGTGAAAATTAGGGATCCAAATCCTCCAAGGCTTGATTAGTTACTGCGAGTTATCTTATAGGTATTTGTACACGAGGAAGTGTCGaggtaaaaaatataagtaaataaataaaaaaatatagacagacaatCTGCATTTGAACTACAAGTCTTATGTCGACAAAAACTGCGAATCTCTAGACCGcaaattgtattttaaatattttagcttGTTTTAGAAGCTGTTTCTTAGCTTATAGTACTTGCAGTGAGACAACTTATTATAGACATAGTTTTTACAATTTGTTTTGGGACTAGACAAGCACAATGAAGTTCATGGGAGGAGTGTGCCGCCCTCGGTGCGGGCCGCCGAAAACCATGTCTCTTCTGCCCTTCTTCAGGAGGTACTGCTGACCCCCCCATCCTTTTGTATCCTTCAGTCACGCTGTCTCAAGGCCGCGCTGGGTGAGCCGCTCGGGCCGAGAGACACGCGGTCGTGCAGGATTGTGTGTGATGCGTTGGCTCTGATTGGCTGCTGTAGAGTTAGCTTTTACTTCGGATTTATGTACCGAAGTTATCACATGCCTAACTACACACACGTgcgaatatatacatgcacatgcacgcatgcgcgcatacatacatacacacacatacatacacacacatacatacacacatacacacacacacacacacacacacacacacacacacacacacacacacacacacacacacacacacacacacacacacacacatgtatgtacgtttttctttttataatagatatcAGTTAGCATAGGAGAActgatatatacaaacagacatgcatacatgtgtgtgtttgataagtCCTGTTATTTTGTAACCACGCAGTTGTTCGTCAAACTCTGTTGCACATGTGCATTACACCAGCATCCTTTTTCGGGCATCCTCTTTCTCTAAATGAATTTTGAAAGACGAGTTTTTTTGTTCATCGAGCAGTTATTGCACGAATTCGTTGTCCGTCCTATGTCCGCCATAACGCCGTGGGTGAGACTCTAACTTGGACTCTTTTGCAGTGAGACGATGGAGCGGCTGATGCGGCTGGTGGTGGCCCAGGGCGAGACCATCCAGACGCAGCTGCGGCGCCTGCAAGAGCGGGAGTGCCAGATCGAGCAATATGAGCAGCAAATGCACCTCCTTCGCGTCCAGAACCTCGGCAGGGACTACCTGTTGCATTCCTACCTCAAGGACGACAGCTGCGAGACCAAGGACGAGCCCGGGAGCGAAGAGAAGAGCAACGACTCGGGCGTGGTAACGGAGGAGGCGGCGCAGACGCTGGAGGGCATGAcgccggaggaggaggcggccaCGTCGTCGGAGCTCGAAGAGTTGCAGCAGATCGCGGCGCAGCTGACGAGGATCGAGGACCTGAACAACCGCCTGCTGCACGAAGAGGAGACCATGTCGGGGATGAACACCGCCGTGCAGGCCGCTCACGAGCAACACAAAGACGAGGCCGAGTTGCTGCAGCAGGAGCTGGTCTGCGTTGCCCACGTGCACGCGCAGCTGGTGGCGGACGTGCGGCAGAACGAGCAGAGACTGCGGGAAACCGAGGCGATGCTGTGGCAGCAGCGCAAGCAGCTGGAGATGTTGCTGCAGGAGGAGACCGAGTCCGACCGAGAGACGCAGGCTCTGAGAGAACACCTGGACTACATCATCCACCTTCCTCCCACGGCCTTTCGCCTCCCCGCggacccccctcttccccaggtGCACGTCCCTCCCACAGCCGCCATTACCGCGACCACAGCCGCCAGTGCCACGCCGAGAGTCCCTCCTGTAAATAGTGCCGCCGCACCCGTCGCAGTGGCACCAGCCTCCACAAAGCTTAATAATAAGACCAGCAAAAATAACCCGACGTCAGACGACAAAGACGTCCCGCCTCCTTTGCCCGCGTGTCCTCCGCCCatagacgaggaggaggacgaggacgacggGGACTCGGCCAAAAACAGCAGTCTCTGCGTGAGCTCGCGGTCCAGCACCTCGTCTGAAGCCTCGACGAGTAGTAACACGAGCGGGTTTGGCAGCAAGACCCCCAGCACCTCAGCACCAaagtcctcctcctcatcctccacgtCGTTACCCTcgtcctcactcccttcctccaccaaagccagtgaaggaggaggaaaagatacaGACTCAACAGACTCGAACTCGGACACAGGGCTGAGTTCGCTCCACAGTAGTAGTGACGAGGGAGTTTATGTGTTGGATACTCTTGtctgaaagtgagagagaaaaaagtatatatatatatatatatatatatatatatatatatatatatatatatatatatatatatatatatatatatatatatatattcacccttATATGTGCAGCGAACATTTAGACAATTATAGACACAAAATACTTGATATTTATCACAAGGTTGAGTTATGTGAATGTAAAAGATTTTCTGACAGCCAGTGCTGTCACTGCAACATGAACACTGaacatggatatatgtgtgtaagtttatGTGATCTCAATGTAAATGTGTATGACATGGTCTTGTCAATATTTGATAAAACTTGTGCAAAACCAGTGAAGTGAGTTATCTCACAGTGAAATGTGTACTGAAGAACAAGTAATAACATCTATAGACAGTAATGCACTAGatgttttataagtatatatattgctatgtagATGTATGTGCAACCAAGTGTCTTCAGTGTCGTGTTTTATCAACAACTATTAGAGTCTATCACAGAGTATATATTTCCTAGATATTCCTTGGTGCCTTTGGAGAGAGGTTCACCGTCAGCTCAGTGTCGAAGCTTTATTGTGAGTTTTAAGAAATGGTCTTAGATATTCGGGTGATCTTGAGTCTAATGCAAGAATTCCGACGTTTATTTCATCAAAAGCAAGTCATTTCAAATATGGCTTCATTCCAATTTCGTCTCTTCAGTAAAGAAAGGAAGGTTCATCATTAGAGTCAAAGTTGCCTATTCCACCTTATTCATGTGTACATATTGAAGATCTTTGTAGACTCACTTCCTTTACTTGATGATGCGTGTCAAGTATGTTTAAAGCAAGGTCAGTGCTCTACAAGGCTGTGAATCTATAAACTCAGTGATTCTTTGACATCAGGGATGTTCATCAAGCATTTTTTCATCATTCcaagaaataagtatatattatatataaataaatagaaaaaaaatttttttttgacttttcccTTCCGCTATTAGGCCAAGCCTTCACACCTTAAGTGCAGATCATACAAGTCAAACATAACACGAATTCACTCTTGTTTACAGTATAAAATACAGCCTGATTTCAGGGCTAAGTTGGTGATATCTGCTTGATGTGGGTTCAATAAGTTGTTCTTTTACAAGAGTTTGTATACATATTTGCTTAATGATTTATATGTacgaaaaattattttaactgttAATACGTTTTCTATTATGGCTTACTTTCAGTCTTGCCATTTTCTGGATATACAAAGTAAAATTAGTAcaggttgtttttaaaaaatataccatAATAATCACTACGAAAATACCCAAATCCAACAGCATTCCATTGCGGATATTGTTCAGTCAGTTTAGATAACATTCATTAATAGCTGATCTAAATCCTGCTTATTTTAAGGCAGTATCTCATTTTCGCTTTATTTTATAACTGCCCTATTAAAATATGAAGGTTGAACCTTACTTGTCCGAGAAGCTTGTGACCAGATACGTTCCTAACTGGTAGATTCTCCGAACAAGTAAAGCTTTGGATGAAAAGGCAAAATAAGGCATACTTGGAGACAATATATCAATTAACCAGGGTGATGTAGCATCATCAGCTGGTACACGTAAATAATGTGGACCAGTGGTGGTGACACATCAAGCCAGGTGGTGCTCATGCAGACTAATGATCACCATATTCAAAGTAACTGTCCCGTACCATCGAAGTTGCCGTTTCAGTGAATGCCTGATTAGTGAGGTTCAGTCGGAAGTCCATTCTGCATTTTCTAGTTCTCATAAAAGTAATCATAGCACAAGTCCTTATTGAGTTACACTTATTTCACGTGCATTTGTAAGGTTTCTTGTGAACTACTTCATCTCACTCAAAGAATGAAATAGATTCTATTTTACTACAAAACCATAATACCTTGATGTCGTAAACCTTTcgagtattatcactattagctaTCACTGAGCTTGTCATAATAAGGATATTTTATCATGCAATAGAAGAAGTACTTTGAAACTGCAGAGAAGTATAGTGTGGTGCATGATATATGTATGGCCAGTAGTCACAGCTTGCAGGATTTGTGTGAGTCTTCGTTTCCTACTGATAGTTGATAGTTGACAAGATGACTGATGTCCACTTCAAGAATACACCCTTTACGTACCGAGTTGAACAGTTTTATTATAGTGGATTATTAGAATGGGTAAATGCCAATAATGTCTAATAAAATTGTGTTATTAAGATAACTGTAGAACCATTCCCAAAGTAAACAAAATGGACCATTATTACAATCAGTATTGTTTTGCATATTATTaggtattaaatttttatatattaaaagattttttttttcactgccaaACAATTTTAAGTTACAGAAGGtccattaatatattatgtaaaatagtAGTCATACAGTTTAACCATTTTCTCCTTTGATTTAAACAGAGCAGATAATCCGTAATAACTATCAATAGAAACATATTCAACTCGTCAGTGCCTATTTTCTGACAAAAGAAAACACTGGCCTTTTGCTCTGATGGTGTACATACAGTCTTGAAAAAATAGTgaatatatggtatttatatctttaaaaatatctgATACATTCACTTGACTGTATGTATACGCTATCACCGACAGAAAAGCAGTGTGACATGTTTAGACGTCAAAATTCAATGTCTGAATGGCTCTGGACCCCAGTGTGTTCAGGTGACGTGACCGAGAcgaccctctcttccccctgcctcctctgCATGTGATTCCAATGTGACCCCAGTGCCTTCAACCATCAGTATTTTGTGTCTTCAGTTGCATCTTGGTACAAATGTGAATATAATCTAAAaccaatgatgttgataatactattttttatgaATAGTGATTACGTATGATGTACATATTGTGTAGAGATTTTATAACTTGTGTACATATGATCctatcaataataaattttacttaTGGATTTTTATGTTGTTAATTTCTCATTCCTTGAAGAACTTTAGCTGGCGAGAGGACAAAAATGTATCTCAATTTTTGAGTGATAATGTTAACGGTTATATATTTGGCATTTCTACAATgggggaagaaaaatataaataaaaaaaatctttttacattACCAATGAGTCGTAACAACCTTGACAAGTACTTATTTTGGATGAAGAACAGATAAAGTAACATGAATAGAAAATGCAACCCATGTATTTTGGAGCATTTTTACtacggaaaaaaaagatatacaaagaTACAAAACTATTTTTGACGCTATAcattcatatgtgaatatatacatatatgtatatgcatatctttatctatctgtgtatatatatacatagatatgaacatacatacatataaataactacatatatataaacacacaaacacacacacacacacacacacacacacacacacacacacacacacacacacacacacatatatatatatatatatatatatatacatatatatatatatatatatatatatatatatatatatatatatatatatatatatatatatgtgtgtgtgtgtgtgtgtgtgtgaaccgtattcatattgacaaatgtagacaaggtatgaatgagaatgaatatcttcacaatacaagagatgtatttgaccggtttcgaatgcgtcttcgtcagaaatacatgaaatacatgtatttctgacgaagacgcattcgaaaccggtcaaatacatctcttgtattgtgaagatattcattctcattcataccttgtctacatatgtgtgtgtgtgtgtgtgtgtgtgtgtgtgtgtgtgtgtgtgtgtgtgtgtgtgtgtgtgtgtgtgtgtatgtatgtatataatatacacgtgtgtgtgtgtgtgtgtgtgtgttatatatatatatatataatatatataatatatatatatatatatatatatatatatatgtatatatatattatattatatatatatatatatatatatatatatatatatatatatgtatatatatatttatatatatatatatatatatatattaatatatatatatatatatatatatatatacaagcacacacgcactcatatatatgtgttatatatatgcacatacacacacacacgtgtatataatatacatatatatacatatacatacatacacacacacacacacacacacacacacacacacaaaacacacacacacacacacacacacacacaatatatatatatatatatatatatatatatatatatatatatatatatatataatatatataatatatatatatatgatgtatatgtatgtatgcatgtatgtgtatatgtatatacatatatgtatgtatatatatatatttatatatatatatatatatatatatatatatatatatatatatataaacagatagatacagatatagatatgttatatagacactatatatgtgtgtgtatatgtatatgtatatatatatatatatatatatatatatatatatatatatatatatatatatatatattcacacacacacacaatacatacatacacacacacacacacacacacacacacacacacacacacacacacacacacacacacacacacacacacacacacatatatatatatatatatatatatatatatatatatatatatatatatatatatatatatataattcgtaaaCAAATGCATTTTCAAAAGCATTTATCCTTATAGACCAAATATTGCCCACAAGCTCACCATCATCTTTTATGGGTATTTTAGATATATCATTAAAACAATCCAGGTAAAAAAGGGCAGCTGGTGAGATCTACTGCCTTTCGTACCCTCTATATAAGTAgagaaaaaacactttttttgtgCTGAAGACGTTATTTTGGTCGTGTGAAAGCACCTGTCGGTTTATTAAGAAAGATTGAGATTTATGTTCAGATATATTGAACTGGTTCAGATGAAATCACGGCAAATATTTCAGATCATAAGTACAATCACATTAGTTATAGATCTCAtgattttcttttgaatttaGCCGACATTAGGTCGAGCATAATccattttatcccatttttataatcACTGTAAGTTCCGACAATGTCTTGCAATATATGGtaaagttattatgattatgattatttgttatcatttttgttttattattatcattatcattaaattaatgatcataattttgGCCAAATTCAGGTCTTTTGTCATCGACGCTACAATCCGTCAAATATCAGACTTTTTACTCAAATCCTCTTATGCATAGGGCTGATActcctaaaacaacaaaaataggcAAAATTTCAGCTAGCAGACTTAGCATTTTATCAATTAACTCCGGTTTGAGGTGAAATTCCGAGACAGCCATTTGGAAGCCTCAGACGCACCACAACAGAGATAGCTTCCGGCCTGTGTCCCGCCGTCTCTGTGGCGGCCACTGTCGAGCAGACTGCTTTGCATTTGTTTGTAGCTGAAAAAAGTCATAGGAAATAAAATTCCATTCCCTCTGGTGTTAGAACAAGTTACTCTTGCCAAATAAGCGACCAAGTCTAATTACAACACTAAAAATGCGAAATTGCCTCCAAAGAGATAGCGACCTATAGATAGTATTAAATGTACCTACAGGATCGGCCACATCAGTCACTCATAGCCTAAGGTAGACGGAAGTCTGAGTCTAAAACTTATATAAGATTTCGCTGGTATCGAATAAGTTACACTtcctatacatgcatacatacatacatgtatgtgtatatagatatatatagatacatataggtgtgtgtatatatatatatatatatatatatatatatatatatatatgtgtgtgtgtgtgtgtgtgtgtgtgtgtgtgtgtgtgtgtgtgtacatatacatatacatgtgtgtatatatattatatatatatatatatatatatatatatatatatatatatatataatctctctctctacactaaCGGTATATCCATGTTTGAgcacttattaatgcaattgtcctgttattgttgcattggagtgcgtcacctttttttaggtatgggagtaaagactgattttacccagtcttctggccatcttctttcattccaaattaccctttgattttaaacatcttgtttcaatttcacttagtgtttcttcagatatccagggggaatttgtctttttctttttggcgatagtttcttaagcagcgctcagcaagagttcttttccttcttcccacaactcatttggtgttttatcatcttcacattgattgagcaattcaaatctATTTGAcattgtaattctgtaattgttatcaagagttttgtagtcgagatTTAGAagttgatggtcactgttgcagtcggcaccaggtcttgtcttggcattttttatacaacttttccatttctggttcaacagaatgtagtcaatttggttgcgttcttttgtctggtgaaaaccacgtgtacaagtgtcttgggtggtgttggaacaatgtgttggctataactagattatttgtactacagaattcaataaaatattcacctctttcatttatatctccaaggccgaattttccacagatgtcattttttagatcatttttgcctactttggcgttgaggtctcccataattacttttacatctctgttagggattgtgtctaaagtttcttggagagtgttataaaaaatttccatttcttcatcacttacaaggttggttggtgcgtatcattgcataatactaatgttatgaggttttgcttgtattctgacttttataacgcgatcatttattgggctgtacccaattagtgcatttgcagttttttttcgtgagaatcatagcaactctgtgactataatttccttcttcttttccagaaaagagaactcttgttttctttggttttgaaacttccattactattccaattggtctcactgattcctagtatttgaatgttgtatctatccatttcgttacagacagtatgcaatttacccatctctttcattttccttacgttccacgttccgatttttaatgtgtttcttaattggacatgttttctttgtcttctttgtcttccagatgcatgcttaacattgtcagcctggttgcccactgaacaacgtgccccttgataacccacgcgacgggcgatgtggtatgaattatcatttctgtatttaatcattgatgtagtggtttgtcaggagaaaagaaaagttgagtggaatcccccaggctccttctcaactcgcagtctccaactaactaggaggaactatctctgccgctgtgaaacagttacactgcaatacgccagacttATTTTTTGGTggaaccagtaatcagtagaaccgaaggtgttttcacctgatatccactgccctgctgccgacagttcaaGGGATACTCTCGTccatggcgttttttttttttttccaatggtataggctcatgtttgagcatgatactcaattgtagttttcatgttgtgatgagtacgtggaagggtccccagtatgtatatgtttctctctatatatacctacTGCAAACGTATAGAGATGCGGTCTACAAAATTCATTGTGTAGGGGGTCAGGGTGCTGCTGCCCAGGGTAAGGTTTGCGTTCCGCTTCTAAAAAAACAGCAGATCATAAGTCGAGGGATTGCGGTGTAACGGATCTTCTTTGGTTAAGTGCACTGTGGTAGGATTAGCGACTGAGCAATTTATGGCTGAAACAATCGTTACAGTCGTTACATCGCacgatgcaataaaaaaaaaaaaaaaaaaaaaaaaaatatatatatatatatatatatatatatatatatatatagatagatagatagatagatagatagatagatagatagatagacacacgcacatgcacacataaatgtatatagcacaca
It encodes the following:
- the LOC119580268 gene encoding ras association domain-containing protein 10-like, with amino-acid sequence MRQWGEMTSDAEIGVWVDGVQKWVTGVTRRTTCHDVIKALLRAQSVRAEDSDVMQYVIVERWRKVERPLDHEQRILKVWRTWGEAVGEVRFSLRKMRDGEAAGGAGSSGRAERSRRRHRMRNVHGSKEALNPKKLAKDDPKFSETMERLMRLVVAQGETIQTQLRRLQERECQIEQYEQQMHLLRVQNLGRDYLLHSYLKDDSCETKDEPGSEEKSNDSGVVTEEAAQTLEGMTPEEEAATSSELEELQQIAAQLTRIEDLNNRLLHEEETMSGMNTAVQAAHEQHKDEAELLQQELVCVAHVHAQLVADVRQNEQRLRETEAMLWQQRKQLEMLLQEETESDRETQALREHLDYIIHLPPTAFRLPADPPLPQVHVPPTAAITATTAASATPRVPPVNSAAAPVAVAPASTKLNNKTSKNNPTSDDKDVPPPLPACPPPIDEEEDEDDGDSAKNSSLCVSSRSSTSSEASTSSNTSGFGSKTPSTSAPKSSSSSSTSLPSSSLPSSTKASEGGGKDTDSTDSNSDTGLSSLHSSSDEGVYVLDTLV